Below is a genomic region from Verrucomicrobiales bacterium.
TGGCCGAACGAGGTGAGGGTCTGGACGAGTAACAAGCCGGCTAGAACTGCGAGAGATCTCACAATGGTTTTCCTTGGTTGGTTGATGTGGAGTCACCTTACAGATTTGTGGCCGGCAGGCAATGCGAAAACCCTTGAAAACCGGGCCGTCGGAAATCGGTGCGGGGACTTACTGCCCACGGACGACGCGGACCACACGGATCGGAAGAAGGCGGTGCCGAGGACTTCTGACGTCGTCCCCTACAGTCCCGATTGTAGGAGCCGAGGTAATGGTCAGCGCACGTTATGTTTTCGAAGCAGGGCCAGGGGATAGAAGGTGTCGCGCCAACGAACTCCGCCTTGGCGCAGTGTTTTCCAGGTGGAGTTCACGAGCGAGTAGGTGAGGATCGGGAGGAGCCAGGGCGCGAGCAGTCCGCTCCAGGCGGTCCAACCCACCCGTCGCGCCAGCAGCGCGGCGGGGATCGACAGCGATTGACAGCTCAGGAATGCAGCCCAGCCACTCGGCGTCCCCATCCACGGTCCGACCCCAGCGCAACCCCAGAGCAGGATTGTCCCAACAATCGCTGCTATCACTCGCCCCACACGATAGTCTGCCAAGGCGAAATGGTTCTTCTCCAGGTTGTGGAGCAGTCCGCGAACAGTCGTTCCCCAGTGGCACATCGCATCCCTGGATCCCAGAAATGCACGCGTGCGACCGCCTGCGCGGCGTATGAGTTGGCCCAGTTTGACGTCGTCCACCACCGTGAGACGCAGGGCTTCGTAGCCCCCGCAGCGACGGTAAAGATCGCTTCGAACCAGATTGAACGCGCCGGCTCCGATGTAAGTGTAAGGATGTTCCCGATTCACCCGAGCCACGTGATTGGAGTAGGCCAAGACGAAGGAAGCTTGCATGGATCGAGTGATAAAGCCCTCCGGTTCCATTCCTGGCGCGAGCACCACATGGTTCGCTTGCTCACGCTCGGCCGCGTGAACTGCCCGAAGAACAGTGTCCTCCGTCAGCCAACAGTCGGCGTCGGTGAAGAGGATCCAGGCGCCGGTCGCGCGGTTCGCGGCGAGATGG
It encodes:
- a CDS encoding glycosyltransferase family 2 protein, which encodes MNWGHFFSLLSWTVAALFGLMTLATLAHLRWVRRLPALDSARDKQHGSTNPIRVSIVLAARDEEARIRNTLERLLRQQGIELELIVVNDRSRDGTQAILEQLAAEDRRLVTLRVDSLPQGWLGKCYACHLAANRATGAWILFTDADCWLTEDTVLRAVHAAEREQANHVVLAPGMEPEGFITRSMQASFVLAYSNHVARVNREHPYTYIGAGAFNLVRSDLYRRCGGYEALRLTVVDDVKLGQLIRRAGGRTRAFLGSRDAMCHWGTTVRGLLHNLEKNHFALADYRVGRVIAAIVGTILLWGCAGVGPWMGTPSGWAAFLSCQSLSIPAALLARRVGWTAWSGLLAPWLLPILTYSLVNSTWKTLRQGGVRWRDTFYPLALLRKHNVR